Within Pseudodesulfovibrio senegalensis, the genomic segment GAAAACCCGGCGGCAAGCCCGACAAGACAAAATGCGGCATTGGCTGCGGTAAAACGCTCAACCTTGCGACCGACCACAATGGAGGAAGCGGCTATCAGGCCGAAAAAGAGAGACCACACGGGAACGGGATATGCGGTCATGAGATGATTCATGACCCGGGCCATGCTTACGATGGCAACCCCGATTCCCATGAGCAAAAAAAATAAAAAACGGCAATGAACGTGCTCAATGAAACCGGCAATGTCCAATCCGATCAATTTGCGGCCCCCGTTCATATCGACGGAACGGATCGCGTCAACCAACTGGTCATAGATTCCGGTTATGAAGGCAATGGTACCGCCTGAAACACCGGGGATGATGTCGGCAACACCCATGCCAAACCCTTTCAGGGAAAGTCTTGCTGCACTTGCGGCATCTTTCGGGCCGGGACTTTGCGCCCAGGCGCTTCGTATGGACAACGTGGAACGCGGCAATCTATTCTCCAGTACGTGCGTTTTCCCAGCCATGGGTGCCGACCAGATCGACGAACGTCACTCCCCCCATATCCGACTCCGAAACCACACCGCCCTGCTTTGTAACCACGACCAGCCTCTGGGAACGACGCGTCCCACCCACGGGGATGATCAACCGCCCATCATCGGACAACTGGTCCACCAGAGGTCCGGGGACTTCCGGCCCTCCGGCCGTAACGATAATCCGGTCAAACGGAGCCTCGTCCTTCCATCCCATGGTTCCATCGTCCAACTTGAGCTTGACACTGAACATGCGCATATCCACAAAGCGCTTGCGTGCAGCAAAAAACAGCTTGCGAATGCGCTCCACCGTATAGACCTCGGCTCCCATTTCAGCCAGAACCGCGGCCTGATACCCGGAGCCGGTGCCGATTTCGAGCACCTTCATTCCGGGCTGCAGCTCCAGAGCCTCGGACATAAGGGCAACAACGTAGGGCTGCGAAATGGTCTGCCCCTCGCCTATGGGCAGTGGAGCATCCGTATATGCCTTGGCCGCAAGAGCGTCCTGCACAAAGAGGTGCCGCGGCAATATGCGCATGGCGTTCAGGACGCGTTCGTCCCGAATCCCTCTCCGCTCCAGCTGTTCCCGAACCATTTTATCCCGCAATCGCTTGGGATC encodes:
- a CDS encoding protein-L-isoaspartate(D-aspartate) O-methyltransferase — translated: MMVDPKRLRDKMVREQLERRGIRDERVLNAMRILPRHLFVQDALAAKAYTDAPLPIGEGQTISQPYVVALMSEALELQPGMKVLEIGTGSGYQAAVLAEMGAEVYTVERIRKLFFAARKRFVDMRMFSVKLKLDDGTMGWKDEAPFDRIIVTAGGPEVPGPLVDQLSDDGRLIIPVGGTRRSQRLVVVTKQGGVVSESDMGGVTFVDLVGTHGWENARTGE